TCCATCGTACGGAAGTCGTTAAGATGAATAAAGGAATTGGGCGGCGCCAACCTTTGATAATCTTCTTTTCTTGCCCCATATACGACGGGGATCATGCCATTGTCGAAGGCATTTTTCCACATCTTTTCGGTGATGTACTCAGCACATTCACTATTTTCAAGGGAAAGGTAAAACTTGTAAAGTCTCATCTTCGACAGGCAGCTGCCCCGGTCATTCTTCGGACACTCCAACGTGCCACAACGCCCGTAGGTGTGGACATTCAGATGTTGCTTCAAGGATTGGACAAACTTTGCTCGTTCCCATCCCAGCGGGTTACATCGAGATGCCATCCACATCATCAACTCTGACTTCTTCAGATTCTTTATACCACAAGGTCGATCTCTTACGAAGTATCCATACGGGTTATACATGTCTGACCCTGATCGGTACGTCATGCTAAGGTTGTAAGGGTTACCCGAAAATAAATCCGACGGTGGACTTAACTGTGGCTCATGTACAGGACACTCTTTGGCATACAGCACCCACATTTGTCCTGGCGGTCTCGCCCTAAGGAGATACTTCCATTCGTAGCTACCGAACGCCCCCTCCATCAATACGACGACATCCGAATCCCAAAAGTCTCTCAAATTCAGACTGTATCTCACTTCTATACTACAAGGTGTGCCCTCGCAACTAGACCTGACCCATTCCTCATTGTTCATGTAAACCTCCTCATCGATCGGTCTGTGGTGCTTGATAATCCTGATGACGCAATCGTAAGAAGGATCCTGGCTTGCTTTATAAAACTTATAGAGCACACGGTTTTCAGTATACGAGGTTGAACCATTGGCATGGTTGTCAACAAAGTCTGCGGCATTTGGAGAATTTCTTGAAGGGTTGATGAACCCTTTCATGGCTCTAGATCTCTTGATCTTTCCAGCATACAAGTCGTTATGTCCATCTTCTGAGAGCAATCGCGTCGAGGAACCCAGAGCGTCATCGCCAAGGCCATTTTGCGACTTTTTCCAGACTTTCACGGATTCATTAGCATTAAATACGAACACCATCATCAGAGATGAGCAGACGATGACACAGAAGAAAACTTGTATCAGAAAATCGCGCCCCATCGTAGGTTTCTCGGGAGAAAAAACACCAATCATTCACTCTCATGTCGTTTGTGTAAATTTACAGAAGACACGCTGAAGAAACTGTTTGGTGCTTGGTAGTGGTAGTAGGATGGGCCAAATGTTCTTGAAAATAACATAATCATGAAACAACAATCTTGCAGTTCTTCTGTTCTCGAGCTTCCGATATATATACTATTCCATTTTCACCGGGTCACTTAAGTTCGACACCTAcaaagaaatttataaaaaaatataaaaaa
This window of the Lytechinus variegatus isolate NC3 chromosome 14, Lvar_3.0, whole genome shotgun sequence genome carries:
- the LOC121428129 gene encoding alpha-(1,3)-fucosyltransferase 4-like, encoding MIGVFSPEKPTMGRDFLIQVFFCVIVCSSLMMVFVFNANESVKVWKKSQNGLGDDALGSSTRLLSEDGHNDLYAGKIKRSRAMKGFINPSRNSPNAADFVDNHANGSTSYTENRVLYKFYKASQDPSYDCVIRIIKHHRPIDEEVYMNNEEWVRSSCEGTPCSIEVRYSLNLRDFWDSDVVVLMEGAFGSYEWKYLLRARPPGQMWVLYAKECPVHEPQLSPPSDLFSGNPYNLSMTYRSGSDMYNPYGYFVRDRPCGIKNLKKSELMMWMASRCNPLGWERAKFVQSLKQHLNVHTYGRCGTLECPKNDRGSCLSKMRLYKFYLSLENSECAEYITEKMWKNAFDNGMIPVVYGARKEDYQRLAPPNSFIHLNDFRTMEEFVEYINLLDRNETLYNKYFEWRKLGRVYYGAGIKGATHTSRLCNVTKKLLEIGKDPQNSWRARNPNFRKWWTGSCVHQKELLGVRI